TTAAAAATAATATTGAAATCCGAACTTAATTCCGAACTTTCTTGCCTCCGGATTTTCCAGATAATTTCCACGCCAGTTGAAATCTACCCTCAAAATACGCACATTTCCAAATCCAATATTCTCAATCCCGAAACCATATTCATAATAGGGTTTTTTCTCCGGCGCCATTAATTTTTGATTTCCGGCATTCATTAAGATCGACCGCTCCATTAAACTCCCCAGAGCTGTTCTGTAGAAAGCGACTTCTCTCAATTTCAATTTTTTAACCAAAGGAATGTAAGACAGGATTTTTCCATTAAAATGGTGTTCCGCCTGAAAAGTGACATATTGATCTGCCACAAACTCGTAATAATTAAGCAAGGCAAAAGTATTCGGCATTAAGTTATAAGACTGGTTTCCCGGAATAATATTCTGCAAAGCCAGCGGTAGTTTATTAAAGTTTTTTCCAGCTTCTACATTCAATAATAATCGGCCGAAACTCTTTAAAAGAATGGGTTGAAAATAATACATCTGCAACTTGCTGTAGTTGAAATCTGAACCCAAAACACCGTTCAGTCCCTGCGTATATTTTAGCATAATGGTTGGCGCCAAAGTACTGTGTTCATAACGGTCTACGCCGTACTGAGAAAAAATAGCACCCGGTCTGGCTGTTAGACTTAACACCAATTTTGAGTCATTCAATTCCGAATAGCGGACATTATTTTTATAAAAATCCAAAGAAAATTTCTCCGGCAGCGCAGATTTTGTGGTTTGATTGGTCGCATCTAAACGAACCGTAAAGTTCTTAAAAGGATCGATCGCAGCAAAGGCACTCGTCTGGTTGACCGAACTTAAGTAAAAATTATCCCCCGAATTTAAAACACCCGACGAGGCGAAAGAACGCGTCATAATTCCCTCATCCGCAGTTAGTTGTGAACCGAGTTGCAGAATATCGCGCCGCGTACCCACTCCTAAAGTAAAGCGGTTATCACGATTGAACATTTTTCTGAATTCAAAACCGTATTTAATCTGATCGTCTTTAAAACCATAGGCCGTATAAAAAGCCGCACGCCAGGAATCGTTTGCTGAAAAATAAGTTCGCGCACCAACCCGTAATCTAAAACCTTCTACTTCATTGAAACCAATAACCGAATAAATATCTCCGAAATCGATGGCGTTAAAGGCATTGTAGTAGCCGGATGAAACCACTTCATAAATTTTGACGGCTTTTTTAAACTGCGGTGCATCTTTCAGTTCATCCATCATATTATATACATTGGCTTCAGATTTTGAAAGTTCTTCCTTTCTGTTTTTCTGCCAATATTCATCATCTTTGATAAATTCTTCATCTGTGAGAGAAGTTACTTTTTGATCAAAAACAGCGTCACTTAAATTTTGATTGAAGACATAATCTGAAAAGATGACCGTTTTTTTCGCAATTACACTTTTCGACTTTTCTTTCTTTCCAAAAACGGACATTTGGATCTCCTGATAATTTTTCTTCGGTAAAAAAATAGAATCGTTGGGATTATCGAATTCCAGTTCGTAATAAAAACTGTTCACAAAGTTGACGTTGATCTGCTTGCTCGATTTTAAAGTCGCGCGAACTACCGCATAATTATCTTTAGCAATATAAAGAACGCCGTACATAGATAGCACATCTTTGCGTTTTGGAGAATATCTTATCCTGTAACAGTCGGTATCGTAAATGAATTCATCCTCTAAAAGCTGGTAATCGTAGGCTGAAAAGCCATCTGTTGCAATAGGACTTGTAAATCCAATATTAAAGAAATTCAGAACATTATCATAAATATCGATTTCTTTGTAAAGATTCTTCGCGGTATTTGCCATCGCATCACTGGAGGTCAGTCCGGATGATTTATTGGCAAGAATTTCCCGTTTTTCTTTTTTGGAAGGGTCTGTTCTGCCGTAATTTTTATACAGCGTTTCATTAAAATAAACCGGTAAGGACAGTTGATTTGTTTGATCTAAAGTATCCGCGTATTTAAAGATGAAATCGACTTTGTTAAAGATTTTTTTATGGGTAAAAGCAGAATCCAGATTGGTAAGATCGAGCTCAATCTTTTCATATTCTTCGTACTGATAATCCTTAAAATGAGAGAGGCCATTGCTCTTTTTACGCTTCCAGACTTCCTGTAAAATTTTGTAGGCGGGATTGTCCTTTTTCTTTAAATTCTTAGAAATTTTGATCTGTACTTCATCAATCGCGGTCTCTCTGGTTTGCGAAAATGAAAAAATAGAACATAGCGAAAGGGATAGAAAAGCAATCCTGAAAAAACTCATGGCGTGGCGTTAAAAACTTAATTCTCAAACGAGTGCCAAAAGTATAACAAAATTTCAGTTCTTCCCATAATTATTTTATTTCACTCCTGTAAAGTATGTAGCCAAGCATAACAACTGACCAATGAGTTAAAACAAACACAATCTTTTCCAGAATACCCGGATTGTCTTTTTAAAAATTTATTTTTGTATCAAAGCATTTATTTATATGAAAAAACCATTGATATTAGTCACCAATGACGACGGCATCACGGCACCGGGCATTCGAAACTTAGTAGAATTTATGAATGAAATCGGCGAAGTGGTCGTGGTAGCACCCAACTCTCCGCAATCTGGTAAAGGTCATGCGATTACGATTGATTCTACATTGACTTTCGAAGAAATTAATCTGGATGGACCTCAAAAAGATTATTCTTTGAGCGGTACTCCGGTAGACTGTGTGAAATTTGCTTTAAATAAAATCCTTACCAGAAAACCGGATCTGGTGGTTTCAGGAATTAACCACGGTGCAAATTCATCTATCAATGTGATCTATTCCGGGACAATGAGTGCTGCAGTAGAAGCTGGCGTGGAAGGATTGCAGTCCATCGGTTTCTCTCTGCTGGACTTTTCCTGGGATGCAGATTTTTCGCAAGCGAAAGAATATATTCAGCAAATTGTTAAAAAAGTATTAGAAAATCCTTTACCTAAAGGAGTTGTATTAAACGTGAATATTCCCAAACTAAAAAGAGAAGATATAAAAGGAGTCAAAGTCTGCCGACAAGCCAACGCGAAGTGGGAAGAAAATTTTGACGAACGAACAAATCCCCACGGTAAAAAATACTATTGGCTAACGGGTTATTTCAATAATATGGATGATGGTCATGATGCAGATGAAACCGCTCTCGCAGATGGTTACATTTCCATTGTTCCTGTTAAATTTGATTTAACTGCACATGAACATTTACAAAATCTGCGTGCAATTCTGGAATAGTTACGGCGATTCTTTCTGTCCGTTTAATAATTTTTAAATTAAAACATTTACCAAATGCGCATTGAAAACGAAATTAAATTAGGGTTTAAAGATGTGATGATCCGTCCAAAACGCTCGACTTTAAAATCCCGATCCCAGGTCAGTTTAGACAGGGATTTCATCTTTAGAAATTCTCAAAAGAAATGGAGTGGCGTTCCCATTATCGCAGCAAATATGGATACGGTCGGAACTTTTGAAATGGCAGAAGCGCTTTCTAAGGATAAAATAATGACGGCTATTCATAAACATTACACGATTGAAGAATGGTCTACATTTCTAAAAAATCAAGAGGATTCGATCTATGATTATATTGCTTTAAGTACAGGAATTGGGAAAGGCGATGAAGAAAAAATTAAGCAGATCGTAGACGCCCACCCAAAAATTAATTTCCTGTGCATTGATGTCGCAAACGGATATTCCGAATTTTTCGTAGAATTTGTCAGAAAAACCCGTCAAAATTTTCCGGACAAGACCATTATTGCCGGAAATGTCGTGACGGGTGAAATGGTGGAAGAACTTATTCTCGCTGGTGCAGATATCATCAAAGTCGGAATTGGTCCAGGTTCGGTTTGTACTACAAGAATAAAAACGGGTGTCGGTTATCCACAACTTTCAGCAATTATCGAATGTGCCGATGCAGCACATGGACTCGGGGGCCATATCATTTCTGATGGCGGGTGTAAAATCCCGGGAGATGTAGCGAAAGCTTTTGGCGGAGGTGCAGATTTCGTGATGTTGGGAGGAATGTTTGCAGGGCACGATGAAAGTGGCGGCGAAATCGTAGAAGAAAATGGTAAAAAGTTTCGGCTTTTTTACGGTATGAGTTCACAAACTGCGATGGATAAGCATTCGGGCGGCGTGGCAGAGTATCGTGCCTCTGAAGGGAAAACCGTGAAAGTTGAATATAAAGGCGCTGTGTCGGAAACGGTGAAAGATATTTTGGGAGGCGTTCGTTCGACTTGTACGTATGTTGGTGCCTCACAATTGCGCGAACTGTCGAAGAGGACAACTTTTATAAGGGTTGCGGAGCAGGAAAATCAGGTTTTTAAATAATTACTTTAGAAATTCATTAATTTGTAAATCCATCATGTCAATACATGATGGATTTTCCTTTATACTAAAGATTGAAAGTTCGGTGCATGCAAT
This DNA window, taken from Kaistella carnis, encodes the following:
- a CDS encoding DUF5686 family protein; the protein is MSFFRIAFLSLSLCSIFSFSQTRETAIDEVQIKISKNLKKKDNPAYKILQEVWKRKKSNGLSHFKDYQYEEYEKIELDLTNLDSAFTHKKIFNKVDFIFKYADTLDQTNQLSLPVYFNETLYKNYGRTDPSKKEKREILANKSSGLTSSDAMANTAKNLYKEIDIYDNVLNFFNIGFTSPIATDGFSAYDYQLLEDEFIYDTDCYRIRYSPKRKDVLSMYGVLYIAKDNYAVVRATLKSSKQINVNFVNSFYYELEFDNPNDSIFLPKKNYQEIQMSVFGKKEKSKSVIAKKTVIFSDYVFNQNLSDAVFDQKVTSLTDEEFIKDDEYWQKNRKEELSKSEANVYNMMDELKDAPQFKKAVKIYEVVSSGYYNAFNAIDFGDIYSVIGFNEVEGFRLRVGARTYFSANDSWRAAFYTAYGFKDDQIKYGFEFRKMFNRDNRFTLGVGTRRDILQLGSQLTADEGIMTRSFASSGVLNSGDNFYLSSVNQTSAFAAIDPFKNFTVRLDATNQTTKSALPEKFSLDFYKNNVRYSELNDSKLVLSLTARPGAIFSQYGVDRYEHSTLAPTIMLKYTQGLNGVLGSDFNYSKLQMYYFQPILLKSFGRLLLNVEAGKNFNKLPLALQNIIPGNQSYNLMPNTFALLNYYEFVADQYVTFQAEHHFNGKILSYIPLVKKLKLREVAFYRTALGSLMERSILMNAGNQKLMAPEKKPYYEYGFGIENIGFGNVRILRVDFNWRGNYLENPEARKFGIKFGFQYYF
- the surE gene encoding 5'/3'-nucleotidase SurE, with the translated sequence MKKPLILVTNDDGITAPGIRNLVEFMNEIGEVVVVAPNSPQSGKGHAITIDSTLTFEEINLDGPQKDYSLSGTPVDCVKFALNKILTRKPDLVVSGINHGANSSINVIYSGTMSAAVEAGVEGLQSIGFSLLDFSWDADFSQAKEYIQQIVKKVLENPLPKGVVLNVNIPKLKREDIKGVKVCRQANAKWEENFDERTNPHGKKYYWLTGYFNNMDDGHDADETALADGYISIVPVKFDLTAHEHLQNLRAILE
- a CDS encoding GMP reductase — protein: MRIENEIKLGFKDVMIRPKRSTLKSRSQVSLDRDFIFRNSQKKWSGVPIIAANMDTVGTFEMAEALSKDKIMTAIHKHYTIEEWSTFLKNQEDSIYDYIALSTGIGKGDEEKIKQIVDAHPKINFLCIDVANGYSEFFVEFVRKTRQNFPDKTIIAGNVVTGEMVEELILAGADIIKVGIGPGSVCTTRIKTGVGYPQLSAIIECADAAHGLGGHIISDGGCKIPGDVAKAFGGGADFVMLGGMFAGHDESGGEIVEENGKKFRLFYGMSSQTAMDKHSGGVAEYRASEGKTVKVEYKGAVSETVKDILGGVRSTCTYVGASQLRELSKRTTFIRVAEQENQVFK